From Candidatus Nomurabacteria bacterium, one genomic window encodes:
- a CDS encoding ribose-phosphate pyrophosphokinase — protein sequence MSRTVKKVKLRSTAKDGIVFVHTDGMKPMAKKARQHLKELGVPNITLCELELRRFESSEVKPKVLGNVRGGRVYLFYDFRPGTPNDDIMNLYLILDALHLADASDITLVVPYLPYLRQDRKDESRTPISAKRILKGLESTSSLKRIITFDMHADQLQSVFDIPSDHLPGRIVVAPWIKQCFGDQMDDVVFVSPDSGSVKRVGKLAEMFGFDEEDTAYIGKKRGRAGVKMLSLSGADVNGKTCIINDDMIDTGGTIIKASKILFERGAKRVILSATHAVFSPSKDDEKDGEVTSAYEKFARAGVEVVVTDSRQTEKHPWLTVLPLAKFVAYTILQQVARDGSVSKLIEEGLPHD from the coding sequence ATGAGTCGAACAGTTAAAAAAGTGAAGTTGCGGTCAACAGCCAAAGACGGGATCGTCTTTGTGCACACCGATGGCATGAAGCCAATGGCAAAAAAGGCACGGCAACACTTGAAGGAGCTCGGGGTTCCGAACATCACCTTATGTGAATTGGAGCTTCGCCGATTTGAAAGCAGTGAGGTCAAGCCGAAAGTACTCGGCAACGTACGGGGCGGGCGAGTCTACTTGTTCTACGATTTTCGCCCGGGTACCCCCAACGACGACATCATGAATTTGTACCTGATCCTTGACGCACTGCATCTTGCAGACGCAAGCGATATTACATTGGTTGTCCCCTACCTGCCGTATCTGCGGCAAGATCGGAAAGATGAATCGCGCACACCCATTTCTGCGAAGCGTATTCTGAAGGGTCTCGAGAGCACTTCGTCACTCAAGCGCATTATCACGTTTGACATGCACGCAGACCAGCTACAATCGGTCTTCGATATCCCGTCTGACCATTTGCCTGGACGCATCGTGGTCGCACCATGGATCAAGCAGTGTTTCGGTGACCAGATGGATGATGTTGTGTTCGTTTCGCCAGACTCTGGTAGCGTTAAGCGCGTTGGGAAACTGGCAGAGATGTTCGGTTTCGACGAAGAAGACACGGCGTACATTGGTAAGAAGCGAGGTCGGGCGGGAGTGAAAATGCTCTCCCTCTCGGGTGCAGACGTGAATGGCAAAACCTGCATTATCAATGACGACATGATCGACACCGGCGGAACCATCATTAAGGCATCGAAGATCTTGTTTGAACGTGGTGCAAAACGAGTGATCTTAAGCGCCACGCACGCAGTATTCAGTCCATCAAAAGATGACGAGAAGGACGGTGAGGTAACCAGCGCATACGAGAAATTCGCCCGCGCTGGTGTAGAGGTGGTTGTCACCGATTCGCGCCAAACCGAAAAGCACCCCTGGCTGACTGTTTTGCCCTTGGCAAAATTTGTAGCCTATACCATCTTGCAACAAGTTGCCCGCGACGGCAGCGTTAGTAAACTCATTGAGGAGGGACTACCCCATGACTGA
- a CDS encoding NUDIX domain-containing protein, with translation MKKAPEKLRFAAMAIDAVVFGIVDGELCALVSPVNRPPHYVNILGFLGGLVDAKETAEEACDRVLHEKGGLKQVYLEQLYTFSAVNRDKRNRVVSVAYLGLVRPDTAASYAHEGAMFMPVKKLKQLAYDHDDMLQMALKRLQGKLSYTTIAQFLLPRHFTLSELQGAYELILGKEFDKRNFRKKILALDVVKDTGTVQEGVKNRPAALYEFTSKKLQELELIG, from the coding sequence ATGAAAAAAGCCCCAGAAAAATTACGTTTTGCTGCCATGGCGATCGACGCGGTGGTGTTTGGTATCGTCGATGGTGAACTGTGCGCGCTCGTATCGCCAGTGAATCGTCCGCCACACTACGTGAATATTCTCGGCTTCCTAGGTGGTTTGGTAGATGCTAAGGAAACTGCTGAAGAAGCGTGTGATCGAGTGTTGCACGAGAAGGGTGGTCTCAAGCAAGTGTATCTTGAACAGCTATATACCTTCAGCGCGGTCAATCGAGATAAACGTAACCGCGTGGTGTCGGTAGCCTATCTTGGGCTGGTGCGGCCAGATACTGCTGCGAGCTATGCGCATGAGGGCGCGATGTTTATGCCGGTGAAGAAGCTGAAGCAGTTGGCCTATGATCACGATGACATGCTTCAGATGGCACTGAAGCGTCTGCAGGGAAAGCTTTCGTATACGACCATCGCGCAGTTTTTGTTACCGCGGCACTTTACTTTGTCTGAACTGCAAGGTGCGTATGAGCTTATTTTAGGAAAGGAATTTGATAAGCGAAATTTCCGCAAGAAGATCTTGGCACTCGATGTGGTAAAGGATACTGGTACAGTGCAGGAAGGGGTGAAGAATCGTCCTGCTGCGCTCTATGAATTCACCTCGAAGAAACTACAGGAGCTTGAATTGATCGGATAG
- a CDS encoding GNAT family N-acetyltransferase gives MLHITSAIPLPVLPGEGFHLRAYREDDAESLQRNINDTRVARDVSNIPFPYTMEHARAWVRLTADTVSPQSTRVDYVIDVDGEVAGSVAFINIDRHKAQVSVWVAPAYWRRGLAIQALKLLVQFGFETLGLVRIFAYHYTENHKTRGLLEKAGFTFEGVHEKEWLKIIGGEVRLFDSNYYSIVRDMSSVKIVAITAAAGDQYGHVAPLLEAVRSKLEVAGCEVFLADDLRDERVDLAVSLGGDGTMMKTVSRFSGRGVPTLGINAGGVGFLTSAESSELDQVVERIIRGEFSVERRLSLRFFWKGEQYGPFANEVSLWHPTRGIATFAVLIDGEPLFDRLSGDGVLVATATGSTAYNASAGGPIITPESSNVVINALNPPMFNMRPVVTEKLAAGGTVTLQVIASKHDQPLTIAADSLQIAEGPRVGESLTISRHPQPLLFATFGHRQYVEALKGKMNLVQ, from the coding sequence ATGTTACATATCACTAGTGCAATACCCTTGCCGGTTTTGCCGGGAGAAGGGTTTCATTTACGCGCGTATCGTGAGGATGATGCTGAATCATTGCAGCGAAATATCAATGATACACGAGTGGCGCGCGATGTCTCAAACATTCCGTTTCCGTACACCATGGAACACGCGAGAGCGTGGGTTAGGCTGACAGCAGACACGGTCTCGCCGCAGTCTACGAGAGTTGATTATGTCATTGATGTTGATGGAGAAGTCGCTGGTTCAGTGGCGTTCATCAATATCGATCGACACAAGGCGCAAGTGAGTGTGTGGGTCGCGCCGGCCTACTGGCGTCGTGGTTTGGCGATCCAGGCACTTAAACTGCTTGTACAGTTTGGATTTGAGACGCTTGGTTTGGTGCGCATCTTTGCGTACCACTACACCGAAAACCACAAGACGCGCGGTTTGCTTGAAAAAGCTGGCTTCACGTTTGAAGGAGTGCACGAGAAAGAGTGGCTCAAGATCATTGGCGGCGAAGTACGCCTCTTTGATTCCAACTACTATTCGATCGTGCGCGACATGTCGAGTGTGAAGATCGTCGCGATCACTGCCGCTGCTGGTGATCAGTATGGACACGTTGCACCGCTGTTAGAGGCAGTACGTTCCAAGCTCGAGGTCGCAGGTTGTGAAGTGTTTCTGGCTGATGATCTCCGGGATGAACGAGTCGATCTGGCTGTTTCGCTTGGCGGTGATGGCACCATGATGAAAACGGTTTCTCGTTTCTCAGGCAGGGGAGTACCGACGCTCGGCATCAATGCCGGCGGGGTAGGATTCCTTACCTCTGCAGAATCAAGCGAACTTGATCAGGTGGTGGAGCGGATCATACGTGGTGAATTCTCGGTCGAACGACGACTGTCGCTGCGGTTCTTCTGGAAAGGGGAGCAGTATGGTCCGTTTGCAAACGAGGTGTCCTTGTGGCATCCGACGAGAGGGATCGCGACCTTTGCTGTACTGATCGATGGGGAACCGTTGTTTGACCGACTGTCTGGTGACGGAGTGCTGGTCGCAACTGCGACCGGATCGACCGCATACAACGCGTCTGCGGGCGGGCCGATCATCACACCAGAGAGTTCTAATGTGGTGATCAATGCGCTCAATCCTCCGATGTTCAATATGCGACCAGTGGTCACCGAGAAGCTGGCTGCTGGTGGGACGGTCACGCTGCAAGTGATAGCGAGCAAGCATGATCAGCCGCTCACGATCGCTGCGGATTCACTCCAGATCGCTGAAGGTCCACGAGTAGGAGAATCCTTGACCATCAGTCGACATCCTCAGCCACTTTTGTTTGCCACCTTTGGACATCGACAGTATGTCGAGGCGCTTAAGGGGAAGATGAACTTGGTGCAGTGA
- a CDS encoding NUDIX domain-containing protein, whose product MSTRERIGVVIARLQLPEPHPGHMSLMWRAGDDFDRFIVLAGQSNYRPHERNWLPYKYLKMVLGVHVPEAEVFPFQDSGISNREWSERLDAFLLDLFPDAEITLCGSRDSFRGSYTGVLPTREYEPYGDYSATSIRQQLLQDPVPADPEGLRVFLHGLLAGVASVGGDFGIIDPTVDAVVYNHDMSKVLLARRDAGLPLRFFGGYLDKRDADAIDAALRELREEAGGNLQVRNPVIIGALIPVDDPRIRGTELSKSTTLCGFEYVSGEVCLADDMGEGEYEWCDLNADLKDRLTPEHHVLLEYLLRYRDRQRKLGQISNF is encoded by the coding sequence ATGAGTACGCGAGAAAGAATTGGGGTCGTGATCGCACGACTACAGTTGCCTGAGCCGCATCCTGGACACATGAGTCTGATGTGGCGAGCAGGTGATGATTTTGATCGGTTTATTGTCTTGGCTGGTCAGAGCAACTATCGCCCCCATGAACGTAACTGGTTGCCGTACAAGTATCTGAAAATGGTACTTGGGGTGCATGTACCAGAAGCCGAAGTGTTTCCGTTTCAGGATAGCGGCATATCGAACCGGGAATGGTCAGAGAGACTCGATGCGTTTCTCCTGGATCTATTCCCTGATGCTGAGATCACCTTGTGCGGCTCGCGTGATTCGTTTCGCGGCTCGTATACAGGCGTTCTGCCGACCCGAGAATACGAGCCATATGGTGACTATTCTGCAACCTCGATCCGACAGCAGTTGCTGCAAGATCCTGTGCCGGCTGATCCGGAAGGTTTGCGTGTGTTTCTGCACGGTCTGTTGGCTGGTGTTGCTTCTGTCGGCGGTGACTTTGGCATCATTGATCCGACGGTCGATGCGGTGGTGTACAACCACGATATGTCGAAAGTCTTGTTGGCTCGGCGCGATGCTGGTTTGCCACTGCGATTCTTCGGTGGCTATCTCGACAAGCGAGATGCAGATGCGATCGACGCAGCGCTTCGTGAGCTTCGAGAAGAAGCCGGTGGAAACCTGCAGGTGCGCAATCCAGTGATCATCGGTGCCTTGATCCCGGTAGATGATCCGCGCATTCGAGGTACAGAACTCAGTAAGAGTACGACGCTTTGCGGGTTTGAGTATGTATCTGGCGAGGTGTGCCTCGCAGACGACATGGGCGAAGGTGAGTACGAATGGTGTGATCTGAATGCAGATCTCAAGGATCGTCTGACACCAGAGCATCATGTCTTGCTTGAGTACTTGCTCCGGTACCGTGATCGACAGCGGAAGCTGGGGCAGATATCGAACTTCTGA
- the pncB gene encoding nicotinate phosphoribosyltransferase yields MAARADGLLWQKDAPIIRRIDENDVYKIMMMYFIWTYYPNLKVKFGFTNRTTAVPLSKYVRVDEIREQCEAVAAMRFTDDIIAIYQSWGLFKPEFLSALKELRMDMPLIEKNGDTLRIEAEGNWLSTTPWETQILPIVSELYARGYAAEHDISELDLFNEMDRRLSEKIDLFKRNLYLRIMQFGLRRRVSGPGEEHVTARLLDEVPQVITGVSNMYLANKYGVEAQGTNAHELVMALVALARHIGPNAMCDTLYTILQQWQELYGHKALIILDDAYGSDVFRAELPRKYLESFRGFRHDSGDPIQYGEDTIALYEKARIDPRNKLIIFSDGLNPQRAVDLYQHFAGRIGVAFGMGTNFTFDVGLIKPLSLVMKIQEAAGNPAVKFSNNLAKAVGDPKEIEYYKEVFGYTNTFREDVVY; encoded by the coding sequence ATGGCAGCTCGTGCAGATGGTCTGCTTTGGCAGAAAGACGCGCCGATCATTCGTCGCATCGATGAAAACGACGTCTACAAGATCATGATGATGTATTTCATCTGGACGTACTATCCCAATCTGAAGGTAAAATTCGGCTTCACCAATCGCACAACCGCGGTGCCACTCAGCAAGTACGTGCGCGTCGATGAGATACGCGAACAGTGTGAGGCAGTGGCAGCGATGCGTTTCACGGATGATATCATCGCCATCTATCAATCCTGGGGTCTTTTTAAGCCTGAGTTTCTCAGCGCACTCAAGGAACTGCGGATGGACATGCCGCTCATCGAGAAAAACGGAGATACACTTCGGATCGAAGCGGAAGGTAACTGGCTTTCGACGACGCCGTGGGAGACACAAATCCTGCCGATCGTTTCAGAGTTGTATGCTCGTGGGTATGCTGCGGAGCACGACATCTCTGAGTTGGATTTGTTCAACGAGATGGATCGTCGTCTGAGTGAAAAGATCGATCTGTTCAAGCGTAATCTGTATCTGCGAATTATGCAGTTTGGTTTGCGTCGTCGCGTCAGCGGTCCGGGTGAAGAGCATGTTACTGCACGTCTCCTTGATGAAGTGCCGCAGGTAATAACGGGCGTGTCGAACATGTACCTGGCCAACAAGTATGGTGTGGAAGCACAGGGTACCAATGCACACGAATTGGTCATGGCTCTGGTCGCACTGGCTCGACACATCGGTCCAAATGCAATGTGTGACACGCTGTACACCATTCTGCAGCAGTGGCAAGAGTTGTATGGACACAAAGCTCTGATCATTCTGGACGATGCGTATGGATCAGATGTTTTCCGGGCTGAATTACCGAGGAAGTATCTCGAAAGCTTCCGTGGCTTCAGGCACGATTCAGGTGATCCGATCCAGTATGGTGAGGATACAATCGCGCTGTATGAAAAGGCGCGCATCGATCCACGTAACAAGTTGATCATCTTCAGCGACGGACTCAATCCGCAGCGTGCAGTTGATCTGTATCAGCATTTCGCTGGTCGGATTGGTGTGGCGTTTGGCATGGGTACGAACTTCACGTTTGACGTCGGCCTCATCAAGCCGCTTTCTCTGGTGATGAAGATCCAAGAGGCAGCTGGTAATCCGGCGGTGAAGTTCTCCAACAACCTGGCCAAGGCGGTCGGAGACCCGAAAGAAATCGAGTACTACAAGGAAGTGTTCGGGTATACCAATACGTTCCGAGAAGACGTGGTGTACTGA
- a CDS encoding isochorismatase family protein, which yields MNESLMSQLRVAVPIATSVADISGEKPGLVIVDENNGFCTVGAGNLAPVAQDDDIDSMIDRTCNTAKAFLAKGWPVLVFLDSHVPGVPEHPYPPHCEQGTGEDELVPALQWLMDADGVTIMPKDCINGFVGGINIETNANMVVDWVNANGLTAVVVEGICTDICDMDFVLSMLSARNHGRTLEAGGGYMPTLQRIIVDVPGTATYDLPRGVAEEIGLPSVAAHPRDVTDYMGLYFMASRGAELASDLVL from the coding sequence ATGAATGAAAGTTTGATGAGTCAGTTGCGGGTGGCAGTGCCGATCGCTACTTCGGTAGCTGACATCTCTGGCGAAAAACCAGGTCTGGTCATTGTCGATGAGAACAACGGCTTTTGTACCGTCGGGGCTGGTAACCTGGCTCCTGTGGCGCAAGACGACGACATCGACAGTATGATCGATCGCACCTGCAATACAGCCAAGGCTTTTCTGGCAAAAGGATGGCCGGTATTGGTTTTCCTGGACAGTCACGTTCCGGGGGTTCCCGAACATCCGTATCCGCCGCACTGCGAGCAAGGTACTGGTGAAGATGAGCTGGTACCGGCACTGCAGTGGCTGATGGACGCTGATGGTGTAACCATCATGCCGAAAGACTGTATCAACGGTTTCGTCGGTGGTATCAATATTGAAACCAATGCCAACATGGTGGTCGACTGGGTCAACGCAAATGGCCTGACTGCCGTGGTGGTGGAAGGTATCTGTACCGACATCTGTGACATGGACTTCGTGCTGAGTATGCTGTCGGCTCGCAATCATGGTCGTACGCTTGAGGCAGGTGGTGGCTACATGCCGACACTGCAGCGTATCATTGTCGATGTGCCGGGTACTGCGACCTATGATCTGCCGCGTGGTGTGGCAGAGGAGATCGGTCTGCCATCAGTCGCTGCACATCCACGTGACGTGACAGATTACATGGGTCTCTACTTCATGGCGTCGCGAGGCGCCGAGTTGGCCAGTGACCTGGTTCTTTAG
- the nadE gene encoding NAD(+) synthase produces the protein MPMKAKVRNLKVAMVQITIANSPFENARRFLMEAKRAVAQGANIVVGSEMMLSHYLAGDRYEDEGFVDEMWAAAKYIAAASRSINAVLIYGGIGLDPDPKRVGEDGRFRKYNAAFVAQNGQLIESVTGLPFVVKTLLPNYRIFDDARHFFDARKLAEELDLVVDDLVQPVSVRIDGKEYQLGVMLCEDMWDLDYQVKPSRILKDNGADILINLSASNWSWRKNQKRDQVVADICRQTRLPFVYVNNVGVQNNGKNFITFDGASTAYNAAGEIVSLATRYVEETIVVDFGADLSPKQRSMQPDVAELFEAIEVATRGFLDTLPDGAKQKVVIGVSGGMDSALSVAFFTYLMGQGRVIAVNMPYGNFNSKETKDDAAELCRRLGVEYRVVPIDAMVDARCSLVGIVPGSSQHKTSQAKERMEVLSEIAGQVGGFFTSNANWTEIAFGYGTLNGDLRGTFAPWMNCLKQDVYRLADYLNREVFDREVIPQSIIDRPPMDELTAPGVGERGDPFAYGTVTENGYHDQMVRAIVAFRRPAEWFVEQYLDGTLESELQLPPGTLRALFPSDQVWLEDLERCFTLFHNAIFKRVQSVPGPLVDKRSFGWDFRESVLPWVKTQRYHELAEQLQEPDSMLEVAM, from the coding sequence ATTCCAATGAAGGCAAAAGTACGCAATTTGAAAGTCGCAATGGTGCAAATAACCATTGCCAACAGTCCGTTTGAAAATGCTCGTCGTTTCTTGATGGAAGCCAAACGAGCAGTCGCACAGGGCGCCAACATCGTGGTTGGTTCAGAGATGATGCTAAGCCACTATCTTGCTGGTGATCGGTACGAAGACGAGGGTTTTGTCGACGAAATGTGGGCGGCTGCGAAGTACATCGCAGCAGCTTCCAGATCGATCAACGCAGTCCTGATCTACGGCGGCATCGGACTTGATCCAGACCCTAAGCGGGTGGGTGAGGACGGACGCTTTCGTAAATACAACGCTGCGTTCGTGGCGCAAAACGGTCAACTGATCGAAAGCGTTACTGGCCTGCCGTTTGTGGTCAAGACGCTGCTTCCAAACTACCGCATCTTCGATGACGCGCGTCATTTCTTCGATGCTCGTAAATTGGCCGAGGAGCTCGACTTGGTGGTCGACGACTTGGTCCAGCCGGTCTCTGTACGCATAGATGGCAAAGAGTACCAGCTCGGAGTCATGCTCTGCGAGGATATGTGGGATCTCGACTACCAGGTCAAGCCGTCCCGGATCCTCAAAGACAACGGCGCCGATATTCTGATCAATCTGTCTGCGTCCAATTGGAGCTGGCGGAAAAATCAGAAGCGTGACCAGGTAGTGGCAGACATCTGCAGGCAGACTCGGTTGCCGTTTGTGTACGTCAACAATGTTGGTGTCCAGAACAACGGCAAGAACTTTATCACCTTCGACGGTGCTTCGACTGCCTACAATGCTGCTGGTGAGATCGTGTCGCTTGCGACACGGTACGTCGAGGAGACTATTGTGGTCGACTTCGGTGCAGACCTTTCTCCTAAACAGCGTTCAATGCAGCCGGATGTGGCTGAGCTCTTTGAGGCGATCGAGGTAGCCACGCGTGGTTTCCTTGATACGCTGCCGGATGGAGCGAAGCAGAAGGTGGTCATTGGTGTCAGTGGTGGCATGGACTCGGCATTGTCGGTCGCGTTCTTCACGTACCTGATGGGTCAGGGAAGAGTCATCGCGGTCAACATGCCGTACGGAAACTTCAACTCCAAGGAGACCAAAGACGATGCGGCAGAGTTGTGTCGCCGGCTCGGAGTAGAGTATCGAGTAGTGCCGATCGATGCGATGGTCGATGCTCGGTGCAGCTTGGTCGGCATTGTGCCAGGCAGCAGTCAACATAAGACCAGTCAGGCCAAGGAACGCATGGAAGTACTGTCTGAAATCGCCGGTCAGGTCGGTGGATTTTTCACCAGCAATGCCAACTGGACCGAGATCGCTTTCGGGTATGGAACCCTCAACGGTGATCTGCGCGGTACGTTTGCACCGTGGATGAACTGTCTCAAGCAGGATGTCTATCGGCTCGCAGACTACCTCAATCGTGAGGTCTTCGACAGGGAAGTGATCCCTCAGTCGATCATCGATCGTCCGCCCATGGACGAACTCACGGCACCGGGTGTTGGTGAGCGTGGTGATCCGTTTGCTTACGGTACCGTCACAGAAAACGGATACCATGACCAGATGGTTCGAGCGATAGTCGCGTTCAGACGGCCGGCAGAGTGGTTCGTGGAGCAGTACCTCGACGGTACGCTCGAGTCAGAACTGCAACTGCCGCCTGGTACGCTGCGTGCATTGTTCCCGAGTGATCAGGTATGGCTCGAGGATCTGGAGCGTTGCTTCACCCTCTTTCACAACGCCATCTTCAAGCGGGTGCAGAGCGTGCCCGGTCCTTTGGTCGACAAGCGGAGCTTTGGCTGGGACTTCCGGGAAAGCGTCCTGCCGTGGGTGAAAACACAGCGGTATCACGAGCTTGCGGAGCAGCTGCAAGAGCCTGATTCGATGCTCGAGGTAGCTATGTGA
- a CDS encoding ADP-ribosylglycohydrolase family protein: MIDLIDRYRGALVGVHVGDSLGAPDETLNAKQVADAITCRRGLRMISFRSPWDKKPDSRLYPAGFPTDDSDQTADLAASLIECGGLDTDHLRIALQRSAVQKISRLHTLEAMGVDSKTTLWKALSDDPMIQAMATSNEIGTNGSLMRSAPMALWFGPGMRSKLPSTRHYDLVRSMSAVTHVHPHSIETCWVYTNVLGMLLNDDPFPLDALVGHEPVTVRIRSRLEDSYDFPYDPGGWPARGTAEFSLYVALYSLKHAKSFAEGIEMAIRVGGDTDTYAAIAGGLLGAKFGYESIPEEWRNTILGHDQMVTYAEQLYERRRNK; the protein is encoded by the coding sequence ATGATCGATCTCATAGACAGATACCGTGGCGCACTGGTTGGTGTGCATGTCGGTGATTCACTTGGGGCGCCAGACGAAACATTGAACGCGAAACAGGTTGCTGACGCAATTACATGTAGAAGGGGCCTGCGGATGATCAGTTTTCGAAGCCCCTGGGACAAAAAACCTGACAGCCGACTCTACCCCGCTGGCTTCCCGACCGATGATTCCGACCAAACCGCAGATCTCGCTGCCAGCCTGATCGAATGCGGAGGCTTGGATACAGACCACCTGCGCATAGCACTGCAGCGTAGTGCGGTGCAAAAGATCAGTCGCCTGCACACTCTCGAAGCGATGGGAGTCGATTCAAAGACCACTCTCTGGAAAGCGCTGAGCGACGACCCCATGATACAGGCAATGGCTACCAGTAACGAGATCGGCACCAACGGCAGCCTGATGCGCTCCGCACCGATGGCGTTGTGGTTTGGACCCGGCATGCGCAGCAAGTTACCAAGTACCCGACACTACGATCTAGTACGCAGCATGTCAGCAGTGACACATGTGCATCCGCACAGCATCGAAACCTGTTGGGTATACACAAACGTACTTGGAATGCTATTGAACGACGATCCGTTTCCACTCGATGCGCTGGTCGGGCATGAGCCGGTCACTGTCCGTATTCGATCTAGACTCGAGGATTCGTATGACTTCCCCTACGACCCGGGGGGTTGGCCAGCTCGCGGCACGGCCGAGTTCTCACTCTATGTGGCACTCTATTCCCTCAAGCATGCCAAGAGTTTTGCCGAAGGGATCGAGATGGCGATCAGGGTCGGCGGCGACACCGACACCTACGCCGCCATCGCAGGTGGACTCCTCGGTGCCAAGTTCGGCTATGAGAGTATTCCCGAAGAATGGCGCAACACCATTCTCGGGCATGATCAGATGGTCACCTATGCAGAGCAGCTCTACGAGAGGCGGCGGAATAAGTGA
- a CDS encoding serine/threonine protein kinase, with product MPAIKRPTKVTLEGHGDLTLRTADYVTEGGEGAIYRKGNHIIKLYHDPQKMQQDNMPEKVRLLGSSLTHPSIVTPKGLVIGSKGAIGYYMPYVTGEAYPRLFTNDFRNQNGIDTPGVTHLATKMHEVVGYAHGQGALLVDANELNWLADIKDVRQPTPYVIDVDSWQIDRFKASVIMPSIRDWHGSISEASDWFSWGIVTFLLYTGIHPYKGKLDGYKPGELEQRMKDNASVFVPGVRLNKAVRDFGIIPGPLLDWYQATFTQGERTLPPSPQATGKANTNLGQIMRVVTTQSGGLIFERLLEVHGEQVVSIWPCGVVRTNAGTLVDVATKRTIRQTSSGRVAVVSRDNGWVIVEEHNGNWLWRFVSRQGTESMLSVPLTATTVLRSGERLFAVTESELIELTLQAFSKPVLTLGNRWQILGKSTRWFSEVGISDVLGAMHLIAPYGADAVAMVRTAELDGLTVVNAKAGTRFVVVVTVNQNGEYEEHRFAFDKNWKQYQYDRELVDGPELNLTILPKGVTASIKDDGELIIAVPFQGDKKVVSDKDIGTNLRLAHIGDKVVYRKDGALWQLRMR from the coding sequence ATGCCAGCGATCAAACGACCGACGAAAGTAACGCTTGAAGGTCATGGTGACCTCACCTTGCGGACAGCTGACTATGTCACTGAAGGTGGCGAAGGAGCGATCTACCGCAAAGGAAACCATATCATCAAGCTCTATCATGACCCACAGAAAATGCAGCAAGACAACATGCCCGAGAAGGTTCGTCTCCTGGGATCGTCGCTGACACATCCGTCGATCGTCACGCCGAAAGGATTGGTGATCGGCAGCAAAGGAGCCATCGGATACTACATGCCCTACGTGACTGGCGAGGCGTATCCAAGGCTTTTCACCAACGACTTCCGCAACCAAAACGGCATCGACACACCCGGTGTGACCCACCTGGCTACGAAGATGCACGAGGTCGTGGGATACGCGCACGGGCAAGGAGCCCTCTTGGTCGATGCCAACGAGCTCAATTGGCTGGCGGACATCAAAGATGTCCGCCAGCCAACTCCCTACGTCATCGACGTAGACTCCTGGCAGATCGACCGCTTCAAAGCTTCCGTTATCATGCCATCCATTCGAGATTGGCACGGAAGTATCAGCGAGGCTTCAGATTGGTTCTCCTGGGGTATCGTCACGTTCCTCTTGTACACCGGGATCCACCCGTACAAAGGCAAACTTGACGGCTACAAACCGGGTGAACTGGAGCAGCGCATGAAAGACAACGCGTCGGTCTTTGTACCAGGCGTTCGTCTCAACAAGGCAGTTCGCGACTTTGGGATCATCCCAGGTCCACTCCTTGATTGGTACCAAGCGACGTTCACGCAAGGTGAACGGACGCTGCCACCCTCGCCGCAAGCGACCGGCAAAGCCAATACCAACCTCGGTCAGATCATGCGCGTCGTCACCACGCAAAGTGGTGGACTCATCTTCGAGCGATTGCTCGAGGTACATGGCGAACAGGTCGTATCGATCTGGCCGTGTGGCGTAGTCCGTACCAATGCTGGCACACTGGTCGATGTCGCTACCAAGCGCACCATCAGACAAACCAGCAGCGGACGCGTCGCGGTGGTAAGTCGTGACAACGGCTGGGTCATCGTGGAAGAGCATAATGGCAACTGGCTATGGCGCTTCGTCTCTCGGCAAGGCACCGAAAGCATGCTTTCGGTGCCACTTACGGCAACCACCGTACTCCGCAGTGGTGAACGACTCTTCGCAGTCACCGAGTCCGAACTCATCGAACTCACCCTGCAAGCGTTCAGCAAGCCAGTACTCACACTGGGAAATCGGTGGCAAATACTCGGGAAGAGTACGCGTTGGTTTAGTGAGGTTGGAATAAGCGACGTCCTTGGTGCCATGCACTTGATTGCGCCATATGGTGCTGATGCCGTCGCTATGGTGCGCACCGCTGAACTCGACGGACTCACTGTCGTGAACGCCAAGGCTGGCACACGGTTTGTTGTCGTCGTGACGGTAAACCAAAACGGTGAGTACGAAGAGCACCGCTTTGCATTCGATAAAAACTGGAAGCAATACCAGTACGATCGCGAGCTGGTGGATGGACCCGAACTCAACCTCACCATCCTCCCAAAAGGCGTGACTGCCTCAATCAAGGATGACGGTGAGCTCATCATCGCGGTGCCATTTCAGGGCGATAAGAAGGTGGTGTCTGATAAGGACATCGGTACCAACCTACGCCTCGCACATATTGGAGACAAGGTGGTCTATCGCAAAGATGGTGCCTTGTGGCAGTTGCGGATGCGGTAA